Below is a genomic region from Betta splendens chromosome 8, fBetSpl5.4, whole genome shotgun sequence.
TCTTAAGTTTAAACTTAGCAGATATTCATTAttcaattttgtgttttttaaaatgtatttatgactTAGAATTAGGCACTTGTTTGTGTGCACTGTGTACCTTTGGCTCTGGGGTATTTGCCCTGGTTAACGGTTGACACCGTGTACTGATACATTTGTGGAGCCTGAGGAAATGATCAAAGGAGTGACATCAGTCTTTACTACTATCTGACTACTGTTGTCAAAGTACATTATTCAAACAAATGTCATGGTTTCAAACCTGGATTGAGTGTCCCTGGATGGGTATGGGGGAGACGTAGGATAGGTAGTGTCCAGCTGGGCTGCTATAGAGGGCTCCAGGCTGGCCTGGAGGAGGCAGAACCACAGAGGGAGTTGGGGGAGTTGGCCGAGGAGGTGTGGGGGTTGAGGCAGGCTTCTGTCACAACAAAGAGACCATTCATCATTTTGTTAAGAAGGTATAAACTTTTAGGTAAGGTTTAGGTAAACCTTACTGAactgtaataatattaatacagtttaaaaTCAGTACTCAGTGCTCATTATGAGCACTTAACAAAGTATTAAATGCTGATAAAACACACTAACCAAGATAGAGTTTCCTTTTATGGGTAGAAATTCCTTTGCGTTCGGATTCAGTGTAGAGTTTTTCACTTGCCtgaaatacagaaaataaaggTTATTAAGAGGttataaaaaacataaacacacacacacatgcagtcccATCTGGAGGAACTGAAACAGCAAActaattagtttgtttttcatttacaggAAAGACATTTTGCCTCCTAGTGTGTTCATCTATTTAGTTATTTCAAACAATctatagaaatatataaaactcAAAAAGACTGAATGAACCATTTGATGATATGCCCCACAAGGTGCAGGTAACCACATTTGAACCAAATTTTTGACTATGGTAGACAAACTGAGCAGGGGCCATAGCAAGAATACTAGTTACTTACACCACAGCGGCAGTCACAGCCTCTGTCCGTTCACTGCTGTGTGGACAGGGCTCCTCGCCGCTGCTTGGGGTCAGGGTTGATTGCATTGCTCCAGGCTGATCTATCTCTGACCCTGAGGATTGGGGGCCAGCTTGAGCTGGGGGAGTCAGGGCAGAAGGAGAAATGGTGGGAAGAGCTGCCTCTGTAGATAGTTGCAATTCTGCAGCAGAGGTGGCAGGTTTGGGTGGGCTGGCAGAAGATGAAGAGTCTGCATGTGGTGAAGAGCTGTGCTGCAGAGGATCTGCCGAGGCAGAGCTTGCCGAAGGAGAGGAGCtaggctgcagctgagagaCAGATAAGATGGCCAATGAAAAACTACagtaatgaataaaaacaagacaaggTAAACCCTACATAGTGCTACTAATCAAATCATATTGGAAATGAGCAGTTCAGATACAGGTAAGGACACATGTTCAAGACATCTACTGTAGCCTAAAAAAGAAATGATAAACTTTGGAAGCAACAGGTGCACCAGATGTTGCTCACAGCTGTCCTACCCTGAACTCTTTTCCAAACTTGCGTAGTTCCTCCAGCTGGGACCTCTGCTGTATTGATGAAACTGGAAAAGAGGAGAGGTTAAAATGTTGTCACCAGATTCACTACAGATATGTTTACAATGCCAGTGTTCATATAACATGGCTACCTAAAGCAAGTATTCAGATAAAAACCTACTAATAGACAGAATTCTTTTACCTCTGCTGCTCTTGCCTTCCTGTGGACTGGAAAGACTTTCTGATCGATCTTTAGTTGCTGCGCTAAgaatttcatttactgtaaaaaacaaaagtgtgagTTTATGCATATTTGCTGCATGTAACGCAATAACATATTTAACAAATGCAATAACCCTAACCTACTCTAGAACATGAGGCTGAGTGCCGACTCAACAAGTTAAAGACAACCGCTTTAAACAATCTGATCAATTACAACATTCTCGAATATGTGTTGTACGTCAGTTGGAGTTTTACAATGGTCTCCAGATGCAGTGAGCAGAATATCCAGGTAGTCCTACATAGTGTAAATTACTTCAGTTAATATACTGTTCCTAAATGCCCCCTTGATGAGAAGCTCTGCTGTCAAAGAAAGCAAATGACCTGTGGAAATTTACTCATCAGTTACccaatataaataaaatcaacagtTTCACAGATAGTTGTGAattgaatgaaaatgttttgtttgcattAGTCATGCTGCCAGTGTATTAGATTACACTGGTTATCACCAACTGATGTGTGAATTTAACAGTCCCAGTCCTAAAATTTAATTGTCTCACCATCCACAGGGAAGAGTGGGGTTGGGCCAGGGGGTTTGGTGGCAGGGGGACTTGCTGTTGTGTCAGCAGACATGGTAGACTCCAGGTAGGTAGAACCAAGATGGGGGAGGTCCTGATGAGGGGCATCTGGTTTTGGAGGACGAGAAGCTAATGGGAGGATTAGTAAGAAACAGAAATGAAGGGAAGTcaaagaaggagtaggagaagCTCCTAACGAAACAAAAAGATAAAGAGTGAATGTGGTTTACTTTATTTTACGTAGCAGTAAACCTGAACTGctgttgtcattttaaaataaaacagatgtaattCAATTTTAGAAAAATGTTTCCAAGGTATAATATCATCATTAAATCGCTAACAAACTACTACAAACCAATGGAGGTTTGACGGTGACATTGGTCACATTAATACACAAGTTTTTTAGGCAGTGGATCATGGCAAAACctatttgttattattgtaaattaaaaaaaaatatgtctTCTCATCTGTTCTATATTTATTACAAACCAACTATGACTATGGCTCATCtgaactgtacagtactgtactgtaaatggagCTTTACCTGCAGGTGAGGACTGGGAGTTTAGGGTTCGTAGatttctgctgctctgaagTCTTTGGGATTTTGGGGAGGTTCTCGAGGCGACTAAAAAAGAGAAATAGGAAGGCGGGACTGATACAACACTAGAAATGCacatacacaataaacaaatgacaaaatatgTGATATATGTTTTTCTAAATCAGCTTTCATACTTCCATTAACTGCGTCGGAAAGTGCCGGTGGATGTGAAAGGGACTGTGGAAGAATGTGATTGGTGCAGGGTGGACTGCTGGCTGCAGGTGGGCTGCCCTGAGTTTGATGGGAAGAGAAGGAAGTTCTAACAGACAGAGGGCTGCTCCCATCAGCAGACGGTTTGGGTGAAGAGGAGCTAGGCGGAGGGTGTCTGGAGCTTGTTGATGCAGTACTTCGACCACTGGACACACCCCTCATGCTGCTGGCAGACAATCCCATTTCCCGAGCCCTTTGTGGAAGAGGTATGTATTTACCgtctctgaaaaaaaaaacaccaaagacGAGAGGTTGTTTGAGAACTCTGATGAGACAGAGAAATCTGAGCAGGCACACAAAAAGCAGAGCACATGACAGGGTAACACTCAGACATGTTCTTGAGTACGGTATTCTATTTGGTTTGGCAGAGCAATTTTGAGGTACTTTTACCTAACTGTAGTACTATATGAAGTATTCGGGCACTTTTACCTGCTGGAGGAAGAGAATCCAGGACTGgccctgtcctctctctctctgaccacaGAGCtgtatttttcctcttcacacCTGCCTTCGTCATTCTCTAAAGAAACCCGCCGGCGGTACTGTAGGCTGCCCTCGATCTCACTGGCTAAACGAGCTGCACGTGCTTCTCGTTGTCTGTAAACCTCAGAGTTCCCTCTCTCTATAGGCATCCTAGAGGATCATgagaaaatataaacacaaataataCTACTACAGAACATTTCATCATCACTCTTAAGACAATTCATCAGATTTGATTCAGCCTCAGCTTTAAATTTCATCTTTATGGATTGTTTTTGACATGTGCTGTATTGAATGGTCAGATATATGCCATCAGGTGAGTAGCACAAGTAATTAGGTTTTCCACAT
It encodes:
- the atxn2l gene encoding ataxin-2-like protein isoform X2, which gives rise to MHMTKKTRNTMRPPSQAQSSHVRSLVFEGVYNNARMLHFLTAVVGSTCDVRVKNGTVYEGIFKTLSSQCELAVDAVHKRGNGDGGGGGDEGGGENQSSLPRIEDITDTMIFSPAELVTMTCRDVDLNFAVRDTFTDSAISSARLNGEHREKVLQRWDGDGIGENFELESDISNGWDANEMFKFNEETYGVKSTYDSSLSMYTMPIERGNSEVYRQREARAARLASEIEGSLQYRRRVSLENDEGRCEEEKYSSVVREREDRASPGFSSSSRDGKYIPLPQRAREMGLSASSMRGVSSGRSTASTSSRHPPPSSSSPKPSADGSSPLSVRTSFSSHQTQGSPPAASSPPCTNHILPQSLSHPPALSDAVNGIASRTSPKSQRLQSSRNLRTLNSQSSPADAPHQDLPHLGSTYLESTMSADTTASPPATKPPGPTPLFPVDVNEILSAATKDRSESLSSPQEGKSSRVSSIQQRSQLEELRKFGKEFRLQPSSSPSASSASADPLQHSSSPHADSSSSASPPKPATSAAELQLSTEAALPTISPSALTPPAQAGPQSSGSEIDQPGAMQSTLTPSSGEEPCPHSSERTEAVTAAVVQVKNSTLNPNAKEFLPIKGNSILKPASTPTPPRPTPPTPSVVLPPPGQPGALYSSPAGHYLSYVSPIPIQGHSIQAPQMYQYTVSTVNQGKYPRAKGPVVGPRLDHHTSPASPMISAAASAAGPPLVASPYPQSYLPYGQVIQAMPPHYHGQPVYSVLQGGARLLTPGAPPQPMGPPGPQYPGQTEGPAGPPQAMYTPQSFSHHSGSIHPPQPSSTPTGSQPHTAPSPGHAQTNQGGPQPQSMFHTGGLSAHTPPNLPTGHSSPQTSYTMQGYGLPAHQPLPHGFPSISQLAQAHVTAGMSGPHHSAGHGHPPVMLHYGPPQQGSGSNPQHGPPPQQGAPQHFYIGPPQAVQVQPHPTQQLSFHPSAN
- the atxn2l gene encoding ataxin-2-like protein isoform X1, giving the protein MHMTKKTRNTMRPPSQAQSSHVRSLVFEGVYNNARMLHFLTAVVGSTCDVRVKNGTVYEGIFKTLSSQCELAVDAVHKRGNGDGGGGGDEGGGENQSSLPRIEDITDTMIFSPAELVTMTCRDVDLNFAVRDTFTDSAISSARLNGEHREKVLQRWDGDGIGENFELESDISNGWDANEMFKFNEETYGVKSTYDSSLSMYTMPIERGNSEVYRQREARAARLASEIEGSLQYRRRVSLENDEGRCEEEKYSSVVREREDRASPGFSSSSRDGKYIPLPQRAREMGLSASSMRGVSSGRSTASTSSRHPPPSSSSPKPSADGSSPLSVRTSFSSHQTQGSPPAASSPPCTNHILPQSLSHPPALSDAVNGIASRTSPKSQRLQSSRNLRTLNSQSSPAASRPPKPDAPHQDLPHLGSTYLESTMSADTTASPPATKPPGPTPLFPVDVNEILSAATKDRSESLSSPQEGKSSRVSSIQQRSQLEELRKFGKEFRLQPSSSPSASSASADPLQHSSSPHADSSSSASPPKPATSAAELQLSTEAALPTISPSALTPPAQAGPQSSGSEIDQPGAMQSTLTPSSGEEPCPHSSERTEAVTAAVVQVKNSTLNPNAKEFLPIKGNSILKPASTPTPPRPTPPTPSVVLPPPGQPGALYSSPAGHYLSYVSPIPIQGHSIQAPQMYQYTVSTVNQGKYPRAKGPVVGPRLDHHTSPASPMISAAASAAGPPLVASPYPQSYLPYGQVIQAMPPHYHGQPVYSVLQGGARLLTPGAPPQPMGPPGPQYPGQTEGPAGPPQAMYTPQSFSHHSGSIHPPQPSSTPTGSQPHTAPSPGHAQTNQGGPQPQSMFHTGGLSAHTPPNLPTGHSSPQTSYTMQGYGLPAHQPLPHGFPSISQLAQAHVTAGMSGPHHSAGHGHPPVMLHYGPPQQGSGSNPQHGPPPQQGAPQHFYIGPPQAVQVQPHPTQQLSFHPSAN